Below is a genomic region from Virgibacillus dokdonensis.
TGAGAAAAAATAAAACCGCATCATTGTAGATTGTGAAAGGAGAAATAATTTGGAAGCATTTTTAATAATAGTAAAGGATATTATTTTACCAGTTTTTATTATAATGGGATTAGGTTTTTTCTTACAAAAGAAATTTGACCTTGATTTACAGACGCTGGCAAAATTAAATATTTACTTTCTTGTTCCTGGGTTTATTTTTGTAAAACTATACGATACAACATTTTCAGGGCAGCTCTTACTACAAATAGTCGTCTTTTTTATATTATTAATTTCCGTACTCTATATCGTAGCAACAATTACCGCGCGCCTTATAGGGTTTGATAAATCAAAATCCACTACATTTTCTAATAGTATTCTTTTCTTTAATTCTGGTAATTATGGAGTTCCTGTCAACGATTTGGTGTTTAAAAGTGATCCTGTAGCGATGTCCATTCAAGTCATTATCTTAACCTTACAAAATATTCTACTATTTTCTTATGGCATTTTTTCCTTACAATCTATCCATATTGGTAAACTACGAGCACTATTCAGTTATTTTAAAATGCCCGTATTATACGCCATGCTAGCAGGAATTTTATTAAATATCGCAAATGTTTCCATTCCTTCTTTCGTTTGGGTTCCAGCTAATTATATAGCTGATGCAATGGT
It encodes:
- a CDS encoding AEC family transporter — translated: MEAFLIIVKDIILPVFIIMGLGFFLQKKFDLDLQTLAKLNIYFLVPGFIFVKLYDTTFSGQLLLQIVVFFILLISVLYIVATITARLIGFDKSKSTTFSNSILFFNSGNYGVPVNDLVFKSDPVAMSIQVIILTLQNILLFSYGIFSLQSIHIGKLRALFSYFKMPVLYAMLAGILLNIANVSIPSFVWVPANYIADAMVAMALLTLGAQVAQLRLSSSLPTVYISLTIRLLLGPIIALGIIRILQLDGIIAQALFIASAMPTAVNSSVIAQEYNNHPNFAAQIVLFSTIFSTITVTAVIYLSRHLF